The following proteins are encoded in a genomic region of Nicoliella spurrieriana:
- a CDS encoding Stp1/IreP family PP2C-type Ser/Thr phosphatase, whose translation MKLKVAYKSIIGKIRPKNEDNASFFYDQSNNILAIVADGIGGNRAGEVASKMAVDGIGKRFTNQQIQTVKHASKWFQNQIDFENQEILAISMHDQHLKGMGTTFVGFINTGRNYVICNIGDSRGYLFRNTELTQLTEDHSYVNELLKAGKISKQAAATYPYKNVIVRSLGISSNAEPTISDGRILIGDQFLLCSDGLTDLVSESVIKLVLQSNRSIAEKCEKLTEMANQNGGSDNITVLIIETRADQGVDNHG comes from the coding sequence ATGAAGTTAAAAGTGGCTTATAAATCGATAATTGGTAAGATTCGGCCCAAAAACGAGGATAACGCATCTTTTTTTTACGACCAATCAAATAATATATTGGCAATCGTTGCAGATGGTATCGGGGGGAACCGGGCCGGAGAAGTGGCTTCTAAAATGGCAGTGGATGGGATTGGCAAGCGCTTTACCAATCAACAGATTCAAACCGTAAAGCATGCCAGCAAGTGGTTTCAAAATCAAATTGATTTTGAAAACCAAGAAATCCTGGCAATCTCAATGCACGATCAACACTTAAAAGGCATGGGGACCACGTTCGTGGGCTTTATTAACACCGGAAGAAACTATGTAATCTGTAACATTGGGGATAGTAGGGGGTATTTATTTCGCAATACCGAACTCACCCAATTAACTGAAGATCATTCCTACGTCAACGAGTTACTAAAGGCTGGTAAAATCTCTAAACAGGCCGCTGCGACCTATCCATATAAAAATGTGATTGTTCGTAGCCTGGGTATTTCTAGCAATGCTGAGCCTACGATTTCTGATGGCCGGATTTTAATTGGTGATCAGTTTTTACTTTGTAGTGATGGATTGACCGATTTAGTATCTGAATCAGTGATTAAGTTGGTGTTGCAGTCCAATCGATCAATTGCTGAAAAGTGTGAAAAACTAACCGAAATGGCTAATCAAAACGGTGGTTCTGATAACATTACGGTTTTGATCATTGAGACACGGGCTGATCAAGGAGTTGATAATCATGGTTAG
- the rsmB gene encoding 16S rRNA (cytosine(967)-C(5))-methyltransferase RsmB has protein sequence MTKKDNPRQLAVATLTKIEQGAYSSLQLNQIIQNSTLDERDVKLLTNIVYGVIQHKLTLEYQIAPFIKKQKRLQPWVLVLLKTALYQMEYLDRIPKRAIFNESINIAKVMGHDGIRKMVTGVLHQIDRNGVLDPAQIKDPLERMQLQFSVPKWIIEQLIEQVGMTKTTSILASLNQPAKQSVRVNTAMETRDALATQLHASGFDVTNSSLAEAGLILSNRSANSAPEFKTGAMTIQDESAMLPVETMPIGANQLILDACSAPGGKTTQIAERLARQKSGRVVALDLHESRLKQVVKNAKRMHLNDYVQTKALDARKLDSIYANETFDQVLVDAPCSGLGLMRRKPEIRYEKSIQDIKHLAEIQLAILNSIAPKIKVGGQLTYSTCTIIDQENHAVLEQFLVEHPEFERKPIDLNSVQSNPGEIRIYPDDFDSDGFFVANLVKTGD, from the coding sequence ATGACTAAAAAAGATAATCCAAGGCAGTTAGCAGTTGCCACCTTAACCAAGATCGAACAGGGAGCATATTCCAGTTTACAATTAAATCAAATCATTCAAAATAGTACCCTTGATGAACGGGATGTAAAACTCTTGACCAACATTGTCTATGGAGTCATTCAACACAAATTAACGTTGGAATATCAAATTGCTCCGTTCATCAAAAAGCAAAAGCGGCTGCAACCATGGGTGTTAGTGCTATTAAAAACCGCTTTGTATCAAATGGAGTACTTAGACCGCATTCCGAAACGGGCAATCTTTAACGAATCAATTAACATTGCTAAGGTGATGGGACACGATGGAATTCGTAAAATGGTTACCGGCGTCTTACACCAAATTGACCGTAATGGTGTCTTAGATCCAGCTCAGATTAAGGATCCGTTGGAACGGATGCAACTTCAATTTAGTGTGCCTAAGTGGATCATTGAGCAACTAATTGAACAGGTGGGGATGACCAAGACCACTAGCATTTTAGCATCATTGAATCAACCCGCTAAGCAATCAGTGCGGGTCAATACGGCAATGGAGACCAGGGATGCCCTAGCCACTCAATTGCATGCAAGTGGATTTGACGTTACCAATAGTAGCCTAGCCGAAGCGGGATTGATCCTATCTAACCGATCGGCTAATTCTGCACCGGAATTTAAAACTGGGGCGATGACAATTCAAGATGAAAGTGCGATGCTACCGGTGGAAACCATGCCGATTGGTGCCAATCAGTTGATTTTGGATGCCTGTTCAGCACCTGGTGGCAAAACGACCCAGATTGCGGAACGCTTAGCCCGTCAAAAAAGTGGGCGGGTGGTTGCATTAGATCTCCACGAGAGTCGTTTGAAGCAGGTCGTTAAAAATGCAAAGCGGATGCATTTGAATGATTATGTACAAACTAAAGCCTTGGATGCTAGAAAATTAGATTCAATTTATGCAAATGAAACATTCGACCAGGTCTTAGTTGATGCACCGTGTTCGGGGTTAGGCTTGATGCGTCGGAAACCGGAGATTAGGTATGAAAAATCAATTCAAGATATTAAACACTTGGCTGAAATTCAATTGGCAATTTTAAATTCAATTGCTCCTAAAATAAAAGTCGGCGGTCAATTAACTTATAGCACCTGTACGATCATTGACCAGGAAAATCACGCAGTCTTAGAGCAATTTTTAGTGGAGCACCCCGAATTTGAACGGAAGCCGATTGACTTAAATAGTGTGCAGTCCAATCCGGGTGAAATTAGAATCTATCCGGATGATTTTGATTCTGATGGCTTCTTTGTTGCAAATTTAGTAAAAACAGGTGATTAA
- the fmt gene encoding methionyl-tRNA formyltransferase — protein sequence MTSIVFMGTPQFSVPILTGLVENGYAVKAVVTQPDRPVGRKRVLTASPVKQAAIKFNIPVFQPEKISGSDEMERIINLKPDLIITAAFGQFLPEKLLAAAKVAAINVHGSLLPKYRGGAPVQYAIMNGDAETGISIMDMVKAMDAGDVIAQSSIPIEADDDTASMFKKLSGLGRKMLLATIPKLIDGTATRTPQDPKQVVFSPTIKRSEERLDFNQPARLVDAKVRALRPDPSAFTTIKGKRTKVWQTTPRSETTDLAPGCVVAKTKKQLVVAAGDSTTLQLDVIQPAGKPKQQIKDYLNGAGQSIQVGEQIISND from the coding sequence ATGACATCAATTGTATTTATGGGAACACCCCAATTCAGCGTACCGATCCTAACCGGACTAGTTGAAAACGGCTATGCCGTTAAGGCAGTTGTGACCCAACCCGACCGACCAGTGGGGAGAAAGCGGGTCTTAACGGCCTCACCAGTTAAACAGGCCGCAATTAAATTCAACATTCCGGTATTCCAGCCCGAAAAGATTAGTGGCAGTGATGAAATGGAACGAATTATTAATTTAAAGCCGGATTTAATCATCACTGCTGCCTTCGGACAGTTCCTACCTGAAAAACTACTGGCGGCTGCGAAAGTGGCTGCAATTAATGTGCATGGGTCATTGTTACCAAAGTACCGGGGAGGGGCCCCGGTCCAATACGCCATTATGAATGGGGATGCTGAAACCGGCATTTCAATCATGGACATGGTCAAAGCAATGGATGCTGGTGATGTGATCGCACAATCATCCATTCCAATTGAAGCAGACGATGACACCGCTTCAATGTTTAAGAAATTGAGCGGTTTAGGTCGTAAGATGCTATTGGCTACGATTCCAAAGTTGATTGATGGGACTGCGACTAGGACCCCTCAAGATCCGAAGCAAGTTGTTTTTTCACCAACGATTAAGCGGAGCGAGGAACGGCTTGATTTTAATCAACCCGCCCGCTTAGTGGATGCGAAGGTCCGGGCATTACGTCCAGACCCAAGTGCATTTACGACCATCAAGGGTAAGCGGACGAAGGTATGGCAAACCACGCCACGATCTGAAACCACGGACCTAGCACCTGGTTGTGTGGTAGCTAAGACTAAAAAGCAGCTTGTGGTTGCGGCTGGGGATTCGACGACGTTACAACTAGATGTCATTCAACCAGCTGGTAAACCGAAGCAACAAATTAAAGATTACTTGAATGGTGCAGGGCAAAGCATTCAAGTTGGGGAGCAAATTATTAGTAATGACTAA
- the priA gene encoding primosomal protein N', with translation MKFAEVLVDVPTMQTDQPYTYQIPSELAGDLKLGMRVVVPFGRGKRKVQGFIVGFSNHVDYDGKMKQIDSIIDLTPVVNDELLKLSAWLAQTTFSFRISCIMTMLPSVMRAKATKVLRINKAPLEPSIAALFGKQSELEYDEDQFNPDQLKAIIDAVRTGQLTLDYVVKNQARAKQVLQITPAQSVAELKAVLEQVAANAVAQQKLLKWLIEHPDQPIEQPRLASMLQIPISTINTAAKKGWVNKQRVTVLRDPSKHSIARNYPLALNDDQKQAVDQIAASIKNETADVYLLEGVTGSGKTEVYLQAIQKALVAGKTALMLVPEIALTPQMVNRVKGRFGDMVAMLHSGLSIGERYDEWRRINAGDAQVVVGARSAVFAPLKNIGVIIMDEEHDSSYKQEDTPRYNTREVAKWRGAYNHCPVVLGSATPSLESRARAGKDVYHLLMMPHRINNQSLPTVNVVDMRNVLINDGKTDFSEPLLTAIQHRLARKEQTVLMLNRRGYSSFLMCRDCGFVLKCPNCDISLTLHLKGHRMQCHYCGFEQPIPNRCPNCHGQRLRSFGTGTEKVEQQLNQLLPNASVIRMDVDTTKRKGAHERLLAQFGSGQADILLGTQMIAKGLDFPNVTLVGVLNADTSLDLPDFRANEKTFQLLTQVSGRAGRAQKQGEVYIQTYNPDNKAIQLAKEQDYEAFYRSEMRIRHIANYPPYFFTVRITANAKFENQSAKVIYEIDRYLRQTLTNGDIILGPTPSAISRIKNKYYYQLLIKYKHEPKLQSALEHVLNKYQTAIRHGIYISIDSEPVSFM, from the coding sequence AATGATGAGTTGTTAAAACTATCTGCATGGCTAGCTCAAACGACCTTTTCATTTCGGATTAGTTGCATCATGACGATGCTACCGAGCGTGATGCGAGCTAAGGCGACCAAGGTATTGCGGATTAATAAGGCGCCATTGGAGCCCTCAATTGCAGCGCTATTCGGGAAACAAAGTGAATTGGAGTACGATGAGGATCAATTCAATCCTGATCAATTGAAGGCGATTATCGATGCAGTTCGGACCGGACAGTTAACGCTGGACTACGTAGTCAAAAACCAGGCCCGGGCGAAACAGGTCCTCCAAATTACGCCTGCACAATCCGTTGCCGAATTAAAAGCTGTATTAGAACAAGTTGCTGCTAATGCGGTTGCCCAACAAAAACTATTGAAGTGGTTAATCGAGCATCCTGATCAACCAATTGAACAGCCTCGACTCGCCAGTATGTTGCAAATCCCCATTTCAACGATTAACACTGCCGCTAAAAAAGGCTGGGTTAATAAACAACGGGTGACCGTATTACGCGATCCCTCGAAACATTCAATTGCCAGAAACTATCCATTAGCATTAAATGACGACCAAAAACAAGCGGTTGATCAAATTGCTGCATCGATCAAAAATGAAACTGCAGACGTGTATTTATTGGAAGGGGTCACCGGTTCCGGGAAAACGGAGGTCTACCTCCAGGCAATCCAAAAGGCATTGGTAGCTGGAAAAACAGCTTTGATGCTAGTTCCAGAAATTGCATTGACTCCCCAAATGGTGAACCGGGTCAAGGGCCGCTTTGGTGACATGGTAGCAATGCTACATAGTGGCCTTTCAATCGGTGAGCGGTACGATGAGTGGCGGCGCATTAATGCTGGGGATGCTCAAGTGGTAGTCGGCGCCCGTTCTGCAGTCTTTGCGCCGTTAAAAAACATCGGGGTCATCATTATGGATGAAGAACACGACAGTAGCTATAAACAAGAGGATACTCCCCGTTATAATACCCGTGAGGTGGCTAAATGGCGGGGAGCTTATAATCACTGTCCAGTGGTCTTAGGCAGTGCGACGCCCTCGCTCGAGTCAAGAGCCCGAGCCGGAAAGGACGTCTACCACCTATTGATGATGCCGCACCGAATTAATAATCAATCACTCCCCACGGTCAACGTCGTTGATATGCGTAATGTATTAATCAATGATGGTAAGACTGATTTTTCAGAACCGCTGTTAACTGCAATTCAGCACCGATTAGCCCGGAAGGAACAGACCGTTTTAATGCTGAACCGGCGGGGTTATTCGTCGTTTTTGATGTGTCGTGATTGTGGATTTGTTTTAAAGTGTCCCAATTGTGATATCTCGTTGACCCTGCATTTAAAGGGGCATCGGATGCAATGTCACTACTGTGGATTTGAGCAACCAATTCCCAATCGCTGTCCCAATTGTCATGGGCAGCGCCTTCGTTCATTTGGGACGGGAACTGAAAAAGTTGAACAGCAATTAAATCAGTTGTTACCTAATGCTAGCGTAATTAGAATGGACGTTGACACCACTAAACGCAAGGGCGCCCACGAACGCTTATTGGCCCAATTTGGGAGTGGGCAGGCGGATATTTTACTGGGCACCCAGATGATTGCCAAGGGGCTTGATTTCCCGAACGTGACGTTAGTTGGGGTGTTAAATGCCGATACTTCGTTGGATCTACCTGATTTTCGGGCGAATGAAAAGACATTTCAATTATTGACGCAGGTCAGTGGCCGGGCAGGCCGAGCTCAAAAGCAGGGTGAGGTTTATATCCAGACTTATAATCCTGATAATAAGGCCATTCAGTTGGCTAAGGAACAGGACTATGAGGCCTTTTACCGTTCTGAAATGCGAATTAGGCACATTGCAAACTACCCACCGTACTTCTTTACGGTGCGTATCACTGCCAACGCTAAGTTTGAGAATCAATCGGCGAAGGTCATCTATGAAATTGACCGTTACTTAAGGCAGACGCTGACTAATGGTGACATTATTTTAGGTCCCACGCCCTCGGCAATTTCTAGAATTAAGAATAAATATTATTATCAGTTGCTAATCAAGTATAAACATGAACCAAAATTACAATCAGCACTAGAACACGTGTTGAACAAATATCAAACTGCGATTCGGCATGGAATTTACATTTCGATTGATTCCGAACCAGTCAGTTTTATGTAA